The following proteins are encoded in a genomic region of Catharus ustulatus isolate bCatUst1 chromosome 4, bCatUst1.pri.v2, whole genome shotgun sequence:
- the AASS gene encoding LOW QUALITY PROTEIN: alpha-aminoadipic semialdehyde synthase, mitochondrial (The sequence of the model RefSeq protein was modified relative to this genomic sequence to represent the inferred CDS: inserted 1 base in 1 codon): MKYLICVLQQMLKETRTFXTMPELYMYLYCFITLSLLPSGFTMLRAFSHTNGRCVFHHTKRWHHRKSVLAIRREDVNAWERRAPLAPKHVKELTRMGYKVLVQPSNRRAIHEKEYVKAGAIIQEDISEASLIIGVKRPPEDKLIPKKNYAFFSHTIKAQEANMPLLDEILKQEIRLFDYEKMVDHKGMRVVAFGKWAGVAGMINILHGLGLRFLALGHHTPFMHIGMAHNYRNSSQAVQAVRDAGYEISLGLMPKSVGPLTFVFTGTGNVSKGAQEMFSALPCEFVEPHELKEVSRSGDLRKVYGTVLSRHHHLVRKRDGQYDPVDYDKHPENYISRFHIDIAPYTTCLINGIYWEQNTPRLLNRQDTQKLLVPVKSAAGAMDGCPELPHRLLAICDISADTGGSIEFMTECTTIDNPFCMYDADQHITHDSVEGSGILMCSIDNLPAQLPIEATEYFGDMLFPYIEEMLLSEGSEPLEKQNYSPVVRDAVIASNGSLTPKYQYIQKLRENREQAQSLKMSVEKRVLLLGSGYVSGPVLEYLTRDPNIDITVVSVMKEQLEQLTKKYRNVTPVHMDVLMHEEKLSSLVKNHNLVISLLPYSAHPFVAKKCIDNKVNLVTASYLTPAMKELQESVEAAGITVISEMGLDPGLDHMLAMECIDKAKEVGATVISYTSFCGGLPAPEHSDNPLRYKFSWSPQGVLLNTVQSATYLKDGEIVNIPPGGALLDSVTPMDFFPGLNLEGFPNRDSTKYAEPYGIQTARTLLRGTLRYKGYSRTMGGFVKLGLINPDPYPLLSSTAPPLTWKELMCKLVGIKSPAEHHVLKEAVFNKLEKDKTQLEAVEWLGLLGDELVPTADSIVGALAKHMEMKLPFGTGERDMIVMRSEIGLRHPSGHLEDKFIDLVVYGDNQGYSAMAKTVGYPAAIAAKMVLDGEITAKGMVIPLTKNVYGPILERVRAEGIMYSTRSVIKQ, encoded by the exons ATGAAGTATCTGATTTGTGTTTTACAGCAGATGCTAAAGGAGACCAGAACTT GCACAATGCCTGAACTGTACATGTACCTGTATTGTTTTATTACTTTGTCTTTGCTGCCATCAGGCTTTACCATGCTCCGAGCCTTTAGTCACACGAATGGTAGGTGTGTGTTCCACCACACTAAGCGTTGGCATCATCGTAAGTCTGTGCTGGCAATCAGGAGGGAAGATGTCAATGCGTGGGAAAGAAGAGCACCTCTAGCACCAAAGCATGTTAAGGAGTTGACAAGGATGGGATACAAAGTCTTGGTGCAGCCATCAAACCGGAGAGCCATCCATGAAAAG GAGTACGTCAAAGCAGGTGCCATTATTCAAGAAGATATTTCTGAGGCTTCTCTGATAATAGGTGTGAAGAGACCTCCAGAGGACAAATTAATCCCTAAAAAGAACTATGCCTTCTTCTCACACACTATTAAAGCCCAAGAGGCAAACATGCCCCTTTTGGATGAGATTTTAAAACAG GAAATTCGACTGTTTGACTATGAAAAAATGGTTGATCATAAAGGAATGCGAGTTGTGGCCTTTGGAAAGTGGGCTGGTGTAGCAG GAATGATCAACATTCTACATGGACTGGGTTTACGATTTTTAGCTCTGGGTCATCACACTCCCTTCATG cACATTGGGATGGCACATAACTACAGGAATAGCAGTCAGGCTGTACAGGCAGTACGGGATGCTGGGTATGAAATTTCACTGGGACTGATGCCAAAATCAGTGGGACCCTTAACTTTTGTGTTTACGGGCACTGGTAATGTTTCTAAG GGTGCTCAAGAAATGTTTAGTGCTCTCCCATGTGAGTTTGTGGAACCTCATGAGTTAAAGGAAGTTTCCAGATCTGGAG acCTCAGGAAAGTCTATGGAACAGTATTAAGTCGTCACCATCATCTTGTAAGGAAACGTGATGGACAGTATGATCCAGTAGACTATGATAAACATCctgaaaattacatttctcGCTTTCACATTGAT ATTGCACCCTACACAACTTGTTTAATTAATGGCATATACTGGGAACAAAATACTCCTCGCTTGCTGAATCGACAGGACACTCAGAAGCTTCTGGTGCCAGTTAAATCTGCTGCTGGTGCAATGGATGGCTGTCCTGAATTACCACACAG ACTTCTGGCCATATGTGACATTTCAGCAGATACTGGAGGATCTATAGAATTTATGACTGAGTGTACAACAATTGACAACCCATTTTGTATGTATGATGCTGACCAGCATATTACTCATGACAG tgttGAAGGCTCGGGGATTCTGATGTGTTCCATTGACAATCTGCCAGCTCAGCTTCCTATAGAAGCAACAGAATACTTTGGGGATATGCTTTTCCCTTATATTGAAGAGATG CTATTATCAGAAGGCTCAGAACctcttgaaaagcagaattactCACCTGTTGTTCGGGAT GCAGTGATTGCATCCAATGGCTCACTGACTCCTAAGTATCAATATATCCAGAAACTGAGAGAGAACAG GGAACAGGCTCAGTCACTGAAGATGAGTGTTGAGAAGAGGGTTTTATTGCTTGGATCTGGCTATGTTTCTGGCCCTGTGCTTGAATATCTCACTAGAGATCCCAACATTGACATCACAGTTG TGTCTGTCATGAAGGAGCAACTTGAACAATTGACGAAGAAGTACAGAAATGTTACTCCAGTTCATATGGATGTCCTTATGCATGAGGAAAAGTTGTCCTCTTTGGTGAAAAATCACAACCTTGTGATCAG TTTGCTGCCTTATTCAGCACATCCTTTTGTTGCTAAGAAATGTATTGACAACAAAGTGAACTTGGTAACAGCCAGCTATTTAACACCAGCCATGAAAGAACTTCAGGAGAG TGTAGAAGCTGCTGGCATTACAGTTATCAGTGAAATGGGCTTGGATCCTGGTCTTGACCACATGCTGGCGATGGAATGCATTGACAAGGCGAAGGAAGTTGGTGCTACG GTTATATCGTACACTTCTTTCTGCGGTGGCCTACCAGCTCCAGAGCACTCTGACAATCCTCTGAGATACAAGTTCAGCTGGAGTCCACAAGGAGTGTTACTGAATACAGTTCAGTCTGCTACGTATTTAAAAGATGGAGAG ATTGTCAATATTCCACCTGGAGGAGCATTACTGGATTCTGTTACTCCAAtggattttttcccaggattAAACCTTGAAGGTTTCCCTAACAGAGACAGTACAAAATATGCTGAGCCATACGGTATCCAGACAGCTCGCACTTTGTTGAGAGGCACCTTAAGATACAAA ggTTACTCCAGAACTATGGGGGGTTTTGTAAAACTAGGATTAATTAACCCAGATCCTTATCCTTTGCTAAGCTCAACTGCACCACCTCTAACCTGG aaagAGCTCATGTGCAAACTGGTTGGAATTAAGTCACCTGCTGAGCACCATGTTCTTAAAGAAGCTGTATTTAACAAACTGGAGAAGGACAAAACTCAGCTGGAAGCAGTGGAATG GTTGGGTTTATTGGGAGATGAACTGGTTCCAACGGCAGATTCCATTGTAGGGGCTCTTGCAAAGCACATGGAGATGAAGCTGCCCTTTG GCACTGGAGAGAGAGATATGATTGTTATGAGAAGTGAAATAGGTCTCAGGCATCCTTCTGGCCATTTGGAAGACAAATTTATTGATCTGGTTGTCTATGGGGATAACCAAGGATATTCTGCAATGGCTAAAACAGTGGGATACCCTGCAGCTATTGCTGCTAAAATGGTTCTAGATG GTGAAATAACTGCCAAAGGCATGGTCATACCTTTGACAAAGAATGTTTACGGGCCAATACTTGAACGTGTGCGGGCAGAAGGCATTATGTACAGCACTCGCAGTGTTATCAAACAGTAA